A window from Eretmochelys imbricata isolate rEreImb1 chromosome 23, rEreImb1.hap1, whole genome shotgun sequence encodes these proteins:
- the ABT1 gene encoding activator of basal transcription 1: protein MLEELQEMPGARQGAEEEGSPPGARQGAEEEGSPPGARQGAEEEGSPPGARQGAGEEGSPPPSAPDPPQGKKIVPGIVYLGHIPPRFRPRHVRNLLSVHGEVGRIFLQPEERFVRQRKKKAGAKAKNYTEGWVEFRDKRVAKLVAASLHNTPMGTRRRSRFHYDLWNIKYLHRFKWPHLSERLAYERQVRQQRLRAEISQAKRETSFYLRSVETSQRFARRAAHAPAPAGGEKSWGFVQRPTEEEIQRRKAGAGGCRLRGQLAKAREIQLKSQTSRSLLAKIFNATDAASEEAPGGPDL, encoded by the exons atgctggaggagctgcaggagaTGCCAGGGGCCcggcagggggcagaggaggaaggaagccCCCCAGGGGCCcggcagggggcagaggaggaaggaagccCCCCAGGGGCCcggcagggggcagaggaggaaggaagccCCCCAGGGGCCCGGCAGGGGGCGGGTGAGGAGGGGAGCCCCCCACCTAGCGCCCCCGACCCCCCACAGGGGAAGAAGATCGTGCCAGGCATCGTGTACTTAGGGCACATCCCGCCCCGCTTCCGGCCCCGGCACGTCCGAAACCTGCTCAGCGTCCATGGGGAAGTTGGGCGCATCTTCCTGCAGCCCGAGG AGCGGTTCGTCCGGCAGAGGAAGAAGAAAGCTGGCGCCAAGGCCAAGAACTACACGGAGGGCTGGGTGGAGTTCAGGGACAAGCGCGTGGCGAAGCTCGTGGCCGCCAGTCTGCACAACACGCCCATGGGCACCCGCCGGCGCAGCCGCTTCCACTACGACCTGTGGAACATCAAG TACCTGCACCGGTTCAAGTGGCCGCACCTGAGCGAGCGGCTGGCCTACGAGCGGCAGGTCCGGCAGCAGCGTCTGCGGGCCGAGATCTCCCAGGCCAAGCGCGAGACCAGCTTCTACCTGCGCAGCGTGGAGACCAGCCAGCGCTTCGCCCGCCGGGCCGCccacgcccccgcccccgccggcgGGGAGAAGAGCTGGGGCTTCGTCCAGCGCCCCACGGAGGAGGAGATCCAGAGGCGCAAGGCGGGCGCGGGCGGGTGCCGGCTCCGTGGGCAGCTGGCCAAGGCCCGGGAGATCCAGCTGAAATCCCAGACCAGCCGCTCCTTGCTGGCCAAAATCTTCAACGCCACGGACGCTGCCTCGGA
- the LOC144278860 gene encoding metabotropic glutamate receptor 6-like, translating into MGQLWPPLLLLLWGWGAGAQQGTQPFSIRIEGDVTLGGLFPVHARGPAGVPCGEVKKEKGIHRMEAMLYALDQINADPQLLPNLTLGARILDTCSRDTYALEQSLTFVQALIQKDTSDVRCADGRPPLFTRPERVVAVVGASASSVSIMVANVLRLFAIPQISYASTAPELSDNNRYDYFSRVVPPDSYQAQAMLDVVKALGWNYVSTLASEGNYGESGVEAFVQISREAGGVCIAQSMKIPREPRAGEFDKLIKRLMETPNARGIIIFANEDDIKRVLEAARRANLTGHFLWVGSDSWGSKISPILRQEEVAEGAVTILPKRVSIDGFDQYFTSRSLENNRRNIWFAEFWEDDFKCKLTRPGTQPEEAARKCTGEERIGRDSTYEQEGKVQFVIDAVYTMAHALHSMHLDLCPGAPGLCERMDPVDGRTLLHYIRGVSFNGSAGTPVMFNENGDAPGRYDIFQYQLTNTTAPGYKAIGQWTEYLRLNIEEMQWSGGQQDIPSSVCSLPCGPGERKKMVKGVPCCWHCELCDGYQYQLDEFTCETCPFDMRPSPNRTACRPTPIVKLEWSSPWAVLPVCLAMGGILGTTFVVVTFVRHNDTPIVRASGRELSYVLLTGIFLIYAITFLMIAEPGVVVCAARRLFLGLGMALSYSALLTKTNRIYRIFEQGKKSVTPPRFISPTSQLAITFSLSAVQLVGALAWLGALPPHSVIDYEEQRVPNPEAARGVLKCDMSDLSLICCLGYSLVLMVTCTVYAVKARGVPETFNEAKPIGFTMYTTCIVWLAFVPIFFGTAQSAEKIYIQTLTLTVSMSLSASVSLGMLYVPKVYVIIFHPEQNVAKRKRSFKAAATALSASTRLSQKGSGRQNGADAAPAGK; encoded by the exons ATGGGGCAGCTgtggccccccctcctgctgctgctgtggggctggggggcaggggcccaGCAGGGCACGCAGCCCTTCTCCATCCGGATCGAGGGGGACGTGACGCTGGGGGGGCTGTTCCCGGTGCACGCCCGGGGCCCAGCCGGGGTGCCGTGCGGTGAGGTGAAGAAGGAGAAGGGGATCCACCGCATGGAGGCCATGCTCTACGCCCTGGACCAGATCAACGCCgacccccagctgctccccaaCCTCACCCTGGGCGCCCGCATCCTGGACACCTGCTCCCGGGACACCTACGCCCTGGAGCAGTCGCTGACCTTCGTCCAGGCCCTGATCCAGAAGGACACGTCGGACGTGCGCTGCGCCGACGGCCGGCCCCCCCTCTTCACCCGGCCCGAGCGGGTCGTGGCCGTGGTCGGCGCTTCTGCCAGCTCCGTCTCCATCATGGTGGCCAACGTCCTGCGGCTCTTTGCC ATCCCGCAGATCAGCTACGCCTCCACCGCCCCCGAGCTCAGCGACAACAACCGCTACGACTATTTCTCCCGGGTGGTGCCGCCGGACTCGTACCAGGCCCAGGCCATGCTGGACGTGGTGAAGGCGCTTGGCTGGAACTACGTCTCCACGCTGGCCTCCGAGGGCAACTACGGTGAAAGTGGGGTGGAGGCCTTCGTCCAGATCTCCCGCGAGGCCG GCGGCGTCTGCATCGCCCAGTCCATGAAGATCCCgcgggagcccagggccggcGAGTTCGACAAGCTGATCAAGCGGCTGATGGAGACGCCCAATGCCCGCGGGATCATCATCTTCGCCAACGAGGACGACATCAA GCGGGTGCTGGAGGCCGCACGTCGCGCCAACCTGACGGGGCATTTCCTGTGGGTTGGCTCGGACAGCTGGGGCTCCAAGATCTCGCCCATCCTGCGGCAGGAGGAAGTGGCCGAAGGAGCCGTCACCATTCTGCCCAAACGGGTGTCCATCGACG GCTTCGATCAGTATTTCACCTCGCGCTCCCTGGAGAACAATCGCCGCAATATCTGGTTCGCCGAGTTCTGGGAGGACGATTTCAAATGTAAACTCACCCGCCCGGGGACGCAGCCGGAGGAGGCCGCTCGGAAATGCACCG GCGAGGAGCGCATCGGGCGGGACTCCACCTACGAGCAGGAGGGGAAGGTGCAGTTCGTGATCGACGCCGTCTACACCATGGCCCACGCCCTGCACAGCATGCACCTGGACCTGTGCCCCGGCGCCCCCGGGCTCTGCGAGCGCATGGACCCCGTGGACGGGCGCACCCTGCTGCATTACATCCGCGGGGTCAGCTTCAACG GCAGCGCCGGGACCCCCGTCATGTTCAACGAGAACGGAGATGCCCCCGGGCGCTATGACATCTTCCAGTACCAGCTCACCAACACCACGGCGCCCGGGTACAAAGCCATCGGGCAATGGACCGAATACCTGCGCCTGAAT ATCGAGGAGATGCAGTGGTCTGGGGGCCAGCAGGACATCCCCTCGTCCGTCTGCAGCCTGCCCTGCGGGCCGGGCGAGCGGAAGAAGATGGTGAAGGGcgtgccctgctgctggcactgcGAGCTCTGCGACGGGTACCAGTACCAGCTGGACGAGTTCACCTGCGAGACCTGCCCCTTCGACATGCGCCCCAGCCCCAACCGCACGGCCTGCCGGCCCACGCCCATCGTCAAGCTGGAGTGGAGCTCGCCCTGGGCTGTGCTGCCCGTCTGCCTGGCCATGGGCGGCATCCTGGGCACCACCTTCGTGGTGGTCACCTTCGTGCGCCACAACGACACGCCCATCGTCCGGGCCTCGGGGCGGGAGCTGAGTTACGTGCTGCTGACCGGCATCTTCCTCATCTACGCCATCACCTTCCTGATGATTGCCGAGCCGGGCGTGGTGGTGTGCGCCGCCCGGCGCCTCTTCCTGGGGCTGGGCATGGCCCTCAGCTACTCGGCCCTGCTCACCAAGACCAACCGCATCTACCGCATCTTCGAGCAGGGCAAGAAGTCGGTGACGCCGCCCCGGTTCATCAGCCCCACCTCGCAGctggccatcaccttcagcctgaGCGCCGTGCAGCTGGTgggggccctggcctggctgggggccCTGCCGCCCCACAGCGTCATCGACTACGAGGAGCAGCGGGTGCCCAACCCCGAGGCGGCCCGGGGGGTGCTCAAGTGCGACATGTCCGACCTGTCGCTCATCTGCTGCCTGGGCTACAGCCTGGTGCTCATGGTCACCTGCACCGTCTACGCCGTCAAGGCCCGCGGCGTGCCCGAGACCTTCAACGAGGCCAAGCCCATCGGCTTCACCATGTACACCACCTGCATCGTCTGGCTGGCCTTCGTGCCCATCTTCTTCGGCACCGCCCAGTCCGCCGAGAAG